The following are from one region of the Dermacentor albipictus isolate Rhodes 1998 colony chromosome 5, USDA_Dalb.pri_finalv2, whole genome shotgun sequence genome:
- the LOC135920219 gene encoding probable phosphorylase b kinase regulatory subunit alpha isoform X2 yields MATRSCPRLSYYYRLLNRTVLAFQDPATGLIPSQKYEHHAWVRDNVYAVLSIWALSLAYRKNTELDEDRARTYELKQCCVKLMRSLLSAMMEQKEKLERFKETHSPTDCLHAKYNSTSMETCTGDEEWGHLQLDATSVYLLTLAQMTAAGLQIVFSLDEVAFVQNLVFYLEGAYCIPDYGMWERGDKTNRGIRELNSSSVGLAKAALEAMSELNLFGSYGGPSSVIHVLSDEAQECDAVLTSMLPRESSSKEVDAALVTVIGFPAFAVTDQELIDLTRRTIVDKLQGQYGCKRFLRDGYKTAREDKGRLYYEGWELQGFENIECEWPLFFCYLVIDACFRGDRITMDEYSDMLERVTIKTEDGIRLVPEMYAVQADKVNKECEMPHTQPRMPIGQIPFVWAQSLYIVGRLMYDELITPGEMDPLNRRLCMLKRPDVVVQVVLLAENSTLRDMFAEFCPSIQKLSEVQPIEVQPGGVLGQLYSHLGQNRKMGLSGRSGTDVGLLATSKIYSLQDHLFVFTPQNLDSEVFHLVNDVDLFVSTLRSDLVVLRSQWHIQGRPTMVLILRQRHLVHNKPPPSLRQTIRKLASGYINGTRVCLGSLADFMSTSCFASLDFLCNYEDGDAENLPISVQDYLDKTISNADLHLSSSHLLSGTSSVRAHRKLAVAGIIKRSRSIAVHDNVTADFMSPPGLFSPDQGSMMPSPAMSRRVSLEGEPVPFVDATTELELDKVTEEELVNTLRDSESLEEQGDILHYLAMRKGLAWDTGLGKPHSVITVRDLFQEIYQRACEEHQWGLVRHFASYLGKRVEDLAKTVTDLLVRQKQVTVGMPPNNEEVITRPLSTNELRTIIMRVHKGDQSTAMLTQEILAYLALFIRSNPAPFREMQRLRVGLIIQHAVAAVEHHQRHGARQRVPRALDGPWLHPWRFRLQTQRGRGLPAPGHRRDVA; encoded by the exons ATGGCAACGCGGAGTTGTCCTCGGCTGAGCTACTACTACCGGCTGCTCAACCGCACGGTGCTGGCCTTCCAAGACCCCGCGACTGGCCTGATACCGTCGCAGAAATACGAGCACCACGCCTGGGTGCGTGACAACGTGTACGCTGTTCTCTCAATCTGGGCTCTCTCGCTCGCCTACCGCAAGAACACCGAACTCGACGAGGACCGGGCGCGTACCTACGAACTGAAACAGTGCTGCGTCAAGCTGATGCGAAGTCTGCTCTCGGCCATGATGGAGCAGAAAGAGAAACTCGAACGGTTCAAGGAGACTCACAGCCCCACCGACTGTCTGCACGCGAAGTACAACTCAACCAGCATGGAAACGTGCACGGGTGACGAGGAGTGGGGCCATCTGCAGCTGGACGCGACGTCCGTCTATCTCCTCACCCTGGCACAGATGACCGCCGCCGGCTTGCAGATCGTGTTCAGCCTCGACGAAGTCGCCTTCGTGCAGAACCTCGTGTTTTACCTCGAGGGCGCCTACTGCATACCCGACTATGGAATGTGGGAGCGAGGCGACAAGACCAACCGCGGCATACGCGAGCTCAACTCGAGTTCCGTCGGGCTCGCTAAGGCCGCCTTGGAGGCCATGAGCGAGCTCAACTTGTTCGGGAGCTATGGCGGCCCGTCGTCCGTGATCCACGTCCTCTCGGACGAGGCCCAAGAGTGCGACGCCGTGCTGACCTCCATGCTTCCGCGAGAGTCCAGCTCTAAGGAAGTGGATGCAGCCCTCGTCACGGTCATCGGTTTCCCTGCTTTCGCCGTGACCGACCAGGAACTGATCGATCTCACCCGTCGCACTATCGTCGACAAGCTGCAAGGCCAGTACGGCTGCAAACGGTTTTTGCGCGACGGTTACAAGACCGCCCGGGAAGACAAAGGCAGGCTATACTACGAGGGCTGGGAACTGCAGGGATTCGAGAACATCGAGTGCGAGTGGCCGCTGTTTTTCTGCTACTTGGTCATTGACGCCTGCTTCCGCGGAGACCGCATTACCATGGACGAGTACTCCGACATGTTGGAGAGAGTGACCATAAAGACCGAGGACGGGATACGACTCGTGCCAGAGATGTACGCCGTGCAAGCCGACAAGGTCAACAAGGAGTGCGAGATGCCGCACACCCAACCACGCATGCCCATCGGCCAAATTCCGTTCGTGTGGGCGCAGTCATTGTACATCGTGGGTCGCCTCATGTACGACGAACTTATCACGCCAGGAGAGATGGATCCGCTGAACCGCCGCCTATGCATGCTCAAGCGGCCAGACGTAGTTGTGCAG GTGGTTCTGCTGGCCGAAAACTCAACTCTGCGCGATATGTTTGCCGAGTTTTGCCCCAGCATACAAAAATTGAGTGAAGTGCAACCAATCGAAGTACAACCAGGAGGGGTGCTAGGGCAGCTATATTCTCATCTGGGCCAAAACCGAAAAATGGGTCTCTCTGGCCGCAGCGGCACGGACGTTGGCCTTCTGGCCACCAGTAAGATCTACAGCCTCCAGGACCACCTGTTTGTCTTCACGCCGCAGAACCTGGACAGTGAGGTGTTCCACCTCGTCAACGATGTTGACCTGTTCGTCAGCACACTGCGCTCGGACCTAGTTGTGCTACGTTCCCAGTGGCACATCCAGGGGCGGCCCACCATGGTTCTCATACTGAGACAGCGACACTTGGTGCACAACAAGCCACCGCCCTCGCTGCGTCAGACGATCAGGAAACTGGCGTCCGGCTACATCAACGGGACGCGCGTTTGCCTGGGCAGCCTGGCCGACTTCATGAGCACCTCGTGCTTCGCCAGCCTGGATTTTCTCTGCAACTACGAAGACGGCGATGCCGAAAACTTGCCCATCTCCGTCCAGGATTACCTGGACAAGACGATCAGTAACGCCGACCTTCATCTCTCTTCGAGCCATCTTCTCTCGGGAACGTCGAGCGTCAGGGCGCACCGGAAGCTCGCTGTTGCCGGCATTATCAAGCGCAGTCGTTCCATAGCGGTTCACGACAACGTGACAGCCGACTTCATGAGCCCGCCCGGACTATTCTCGCCGGACCAAGGATCGATGATGCCTTCGCCCGCCATGTCCCGCCGCGTCTCTCTCGAAGGAGAGCCGGTGCCGTTTGTCGACGCCACTACCGAACTCGAGCTGGACAAGGTGACTGAGGAGGAGCTGGTGAACACGCTGCGCGATAGCGAATCTCTTGAAGAACAGGGGGACATCCTCCACTACCTGGCCATGCGTAAGGGCCTCGCCTGGGACACCGGCCTCGGCAAGCCGCACTCAGTGATCACTGTGCGGGACCTGTTCCAGGAGATTTACCAGCGCGCCTGCGAGGAACACCAGTGGGGTCTCGTGCGACACTTCGCCAGTTATCTCGGCAAGCGCGTCGAGGACCTGGCGAAGACCGTCACAGACCTGCTGGTGCGTCAGAAGCAGGTGACCGTGGGTATGCCACCCAACAACGAAGAGGTGATCACTCGGCCCCTGTCCACCAACGAACTGCGGACAATCATCATGCGGGTCCACAAGGGCGACCAGAGCACGGCCATGCTGACCCAGGAGATTCTCGCGTACCTGGCCCTGTTCATACGCAGCAACCCGGCACCATTCCGCGAGATGCAACGCCTCCGCGTAGGACTCATCATCCAG CATGCAGTCGCTGCTGTTGAACATCATCAGCGGCACGGAGCCAGACAACGCGTCCCGCGTGCTCTCGACGGTCCCTGGCTCCACCCCTGGCGTTTTCGCCTCCAAACGCAGCGAGGCCGAGGTCTTCCTGCACCTGGACATCGAAGAGACGTCGCCTGA